The genomic region ccctctaattCCTAATTCTTGACTTCTCATGGTAACATTGCAGCAAATTGTTATGAAATGGCATCAGTGGGAGTGATTCAGAATATCACGTAGCTAAATTTGGTTATGGTAGAAAAGAATGTTTTGGCATTTAAAAGAGAATAACTaattactaattaattaattaacaaagCTAGACTCCTCTGGGGCTTTTAGCATGTCAAATTTATCCATTCTGAATTATGATTATGTAAGAAACAAACTGTATAAGGTTATGGTGGATTATCCATATATATTGCAAAGCAAGAATAAATGCTGAGTCAAATCTAGGGGCTCACAAAAAAGTACAAAACTTTGGTTGCTTGCCTGGTTGTGCAAAGGTCAAgctcataaaatatatttacaaagcaGTGTCGCTATTTAGAGAAAATGGAAAGCAAAGTCATAACTGGTAGATGGTCTTAGACTGCTAGGAAGGAACGATTTGGCACATTTACTATCAATCACTATAATCAGCTTCCCAGGTTCATAGACATTTCTGTTCAGACACAAACTTCAGAACTGAAACTGCTTAAAAGTATAAagttgaacaaaaataaaaatggctgcaCGAATGCTTTAGGGAAGCTCAATTTTAAAGcaaccttttctctctcttccgcaaacctcccctcctcccttcttagcCTTCTGTTTTAGGAACCTGGTCCCACTCtaaagaaatgaggaaggaggCTGGCAGCACAGACTCAATTCCTGTCAAAACTGGCTAGCTCCTGAAAACCCCCAAAActccttgcccccacccctctcctccttttttttttttttttgacactatGAAAATGCTTTAATGGTGGCATCTGTACAGCATGTGACGTCCAGACAGGAAAAAGAGCGAGTGCACACAGAGACACGGCTATCAGAGAACAGGTTGTGAGCGAATAAAGAGTTCACACAGCTTCCATGCGCTTTACCAGGTGTCAGCTCTAGGCcacctcctcctccgcctcctcctcgaACTCCGCCTCCTCCTCGGCCCTGGAGTCTTGGTACTGCTGGTACTCAGACACCAGGTCATTCATGTTGCTCTTGGCCTCTGTGAACTCCATCTCGTCCATGCCCTCACCCGTGTACCAGTGTAGGAAGGCCTTGAGCCGGAACATGGCCGTGAACTGCTCTGAGATGCACTTGAACAGCTCCTGGATGGCTGTGCTGTTGCCGATGAAGGTGGCGGACATCTTTAGCCCCCGGGCTGGGATGTCACAGACAGCTGTTTTCACGTTGTTGGGGATCCACTCGACGAAGTAGCTGCTGTTCTTGTTTTGGACGTTCAGCATCTGCTCGTCCACCTCCTTCATGGACATGCGGCCCCTGAATACTGCAGCCACAGTCAGGTAGCGGCCATGGTGGGGGTCACAGGCAGCCATCATGTTCTTAGCATCAAACATCTGCTGGGTGAGCTCGGGCACTGTCAGGGCCCGGTACTGCTGGATACCTCGGCTGGTCAGTGGGGCGAAGCCAGGCATGAAGAAGtgcaggcaggggaaggggatCATATTGACAGCCAGCTTGCGCAGGTCAGCACTGAGCTGACCCAGTGGAATCTGGGCCAGCTTGCAGGTTTGAAGATCATAGGTTGTTGCAAACTCCTCCGCCCTGCAAGGCAATAAAGCTATTGCTCCTCTTGATCCCAAACTCTGTCTTCCTATTATATTTTGGTTCCAAAGCACAGAGGTTGGTTTTTGACAAATAAAGCTTTAAAGACATATTATCAAGATAAGGACCCACACTTGTCCAGTTCCATACTAGAATCATACCTTGAGGAACTAGAAAGGAATATTCAAAGTGTAATGCCCACAATTCACCTCTTCTATCCTATATCATAGCATATAACATACATACAACACATAGCATATATTATTatacaaaacaatatatatttagaatgCAAGATAAagtctttcttgttctttctccctcCGTTATTTCCTATCTGgcttccttcttttcattttgatcttGTGTTTAGAAGACGACCAGGAAGTTTCCTAGTTCCACATGAAATATAACTTCAAAATTTACATTATTAGAAGGTATAAGGGACAAAGTTGTGGCAGACATATCACTATAGGAAATGAATTGATATAAAACAGGAGAAATTTAACAAAAGGTTCTGACCAAGATTTGTTATGGTTCAATGAAGGGAAAATGTAGGAGTGGGATATAAAGGAAAGTTTGCGGATGGGAGGAATGAATGACTTGTCTGAAAAAAGTCAATGTTTATAAACTTTAAGAACGTCAACAGATAATCTGGAAGTTACCTTGAACCATCCTTATAATGCTGTTGCAGCTCACTCAAATTATTGTACTCGCAGTTCCATATTTTGTGTATCCTGCTTTGGCAGGGCTGACCcaactttctccttctttcttccttaaagAGAATAACCAGAATAACAAGTCAGATtcttactattataaataaaatttgaaccaTTAGGTTGTTTCAACAAAAAATTAGTCTTCTTGGGTGCCCGAATGGCTCAATTACATCTCCTTTTGCTCccgtcatggtcccagggtcctgggatcgagccctgggtcaggctccctgctcaaggcagcctgtttctccttctccctctgccattcccccttcttgtgctctctggctctctctctccctctgtcaaataaataaatatatatatattttttaaagccataatttttttaaattaaaaaattttttaaaattaaaaatatttttaaaatcttttttaagaaaccataaaaactcataatttataaaagtcataataattttataaattatgagTTTCTCATCCCCAGGAGTGGTTACACTAGAAATTCAGAAAGTAGATTGTAGATTGTACTAAGGCAGACAGCTACTATGTATGAGTCTTCAACGCTGTGCTTTTTATGTATGTATCACCAGTCAATATAAGAATCTCATCATTTCTTCATCATTCCTCTTTGCCACCAAGCTGTAGTCTCATTGCTAACCTGTTTATTACTTTTCTCCCCCTACATATTACCGTCCAGTCCTGATCACCCCCAACAAGCAGCAAGAGTAACCGCTAttctatcctttaaaaataatagattagctttacctttttttttttttttcaacgtGTAATTGGAATTACTCAATATGTACTCTCTTGTCTGGCTTTGGCCCAATGATatctgtgagattcattcatattgttttGTGCAGTTGTAGATTACTCATTTCTAATTTCTACATAGGGTTTCACTGTAtgaatgccctgagccaagggcagacgttcaaccgctgagccccccaggcatcccatgaatgCATTTCTATTGCAAATACACCTAGGGGTAGCTTGCTGGGCCATGGATTATAcatgtgttcaatttaccaaacactataaaatatttttccaaagtgcTCGTATTCACTTAATATTCTCCCCAGCAATGTCTGAGAATTCTAGTTGCTtcatatctttgccaacatttactATTGTCAGTACTTGTCATTTTAACTGATATAATGGTTGTTTTATAGTCACAGTGacctttcaaaaaatataaataagattacATCTCTCCCTTCCTAAACAGCCCTCCAATAGCTTCTAATTTcatctaaaataaaatccaaacttcttagattttatttatttactcatgagagacacacacacacagaggcagatacacaggcagagggagaagcaggctccatgcagggagcctgatgtggaactcgatcctgggtctccaggatcacaccctgggctgaaggcagcgctaaaccactgagtcacctgggccaCCCAATCCAAACTTCTTATAATGGCTTACGGACCTCTGCATTGTCTAGCCTAGCCTCTCTCTGACGTCATTTTATATCACAATCTTCCCTATTCTCTAGATTCTAGTTCCATGgtctttatttctatcttttgaaaacTACAAACCCTTTCTCACTTCAGAAATTTTATAGTAGGTTTTTTTAGATCTCAGATTATTCAGCTTATTGAGATTTTAATTCTAATATGATAATGCTTTTGTAAAAAGCTGATCATTTAGGTAGTAATAAGGAGACAAGACATGACTTGAAAGCTCACCTTGATTGGTATAAGTATCAAAGTTTAGAAACAGTGAGACttaaaatcactattttgttTTCCCTCTGGATTTGGGTTAGGCTTTGCTTTTGGCAAAAAATCACTGAAAGCGTATTGCCCAAGCAAGGAGGAGAGAAAACTCTCTTCAATAGCCTTTTGGAGTTGACTCAAGTCCAATTTCTGATCTGCAGAAATTTCTTTTCCAATCAGACTGAGGAGGAAGAGTGCCTTTTTCTTTGTGGAAGATGCATAGTTTGAGCACTAACAGTTTAAATACTGTACATCGTGATTTATTGAGAAATGAGAAGCACATTTATCATTTTTGGAAATCCTTTCTCTTCAGCGTGGCTTTTATGAATCATTCTTGTCACACACTATGAAGAAACAATTGCTGtttcactttcactatttgtttTGTCGGCGTTATAACATTTTAGATGATTATATATTTGTTGATAGGAAAAGACTGACATATCTGGTACTTTTCACTTCTTATAACAGTCCTGATTTTACATGGATTCAGGACAATTATGACTGCAATATTATTTCTTATGCCAGAGTATAATAATTAATGATGATTATAAAAGTTTTGacttttgttattttgtgttATTAAGAATTGGTAAAGagttaaatagaaaaatagagtGGCAGTCCATGTAAATAtcaaagaaacaaatttgaaaagatccatatattctttttgaggtaataattaataaataaaattttaattttatttatttattcatgagagacacacagagaggcagagacatatgcagagggagaagcaggctctctacggggagcccgatgcaggactcgatcccagggccctgggatcatgacctgagccaaaggctcaggtTCAACCACTAAGCCTCTCAGGTGCCTCAAGGcagtaaatattaacaaaatttaaatcataAAACAATAATAGATATTAGATTATATCATAATTCTATTATTTGTAGATTCATTTGGtgtatttgtttcattaaaaaaatagttgccatactgtttcatgtttctttgaaaattctTCACATCTGGTGAGAATAGATTAACAGAAAGATACCCACCTTGTCCCTTCGAAAtttatgaggaagaaaaatcctacaaaattatataaacacCTATGACAAATGATTTTCAAGTCAAACataaaaaggaacataaaaatataatgaagagTGTTACAGAAAAATAAGGTATCCAGAGCACATTTTGTACTCACTAATCAAACTTCAAAACACAGATTTGATAACAccaattctaaaaagaaaagcttcTAACGTTTCGTGCCTATGGCAGTTAAGAATTTTCAATAGAATCTTGTTGAAGTGATTTCTACAGACTGCCAGCCATTTTCAGTACTTGATAATGAGGGCTTTTTAAGATTAGCGTAAGCTATGGATGTTGGTATAAAATTCTCCCTGGGAAATAGGCTGCTAGAAAACTGTTTCCAGAATTATATTCTTCAATGTATACAGGAGTTTAGACACATTATTAAGTGGACCAGTTAAAGTAAGAATTTATGTCTAGTGCCTGCAGAACAATCTAGAAATGATAGTGCTGAGAGAAATGATTATTCTCaggcaataataaaaaaacttaaaaaggcaGTTACTAGAATTTTTAATAATCTGAAGTAATATatgtttttgataaaattttgtttattcttttttttttttttaattttgtttattcttatatACCAGATGTTCTTTCCATGATGGTGATATTTGGCTTTGAGTGAATACTAATTCTAGTGCTCAGCTCAGTGAAAATGTGTATTTACTGCATcactagtatttatttattcattagtatAC from Canis lupus baileyi chromosome 34, mCanLup2.hap1, whole genome shotgun sequence harbors:
- the LOC140624355 gene encoding tubulin beta-4B chain-like, whose amino-acid sequence is MTGAKGDEERRRKLGQPCQSRIHKIWNCEYNNLSELQQHYKDGSRAEEFATTYDLQTCKLAQIPLGQLSADLRKLAVNMIPFPCLHFFMPGFAPLTSRGIQQYRALTVPELTQQMFDAKNMMAACDPHHGRYLTVAAVFRGRMSMKEVDEQMLNVQNKNSSYFVEWIPNNVKTAVCDIPARGLKMSATFIGNSTAIQELFKCISEQFTAMFRLKAFLHWYTGEGMDEMEFTEAKSNMNDLVSEYQQYQDSRAEEEAEFEEEAEEEVA